The stretch of DNA ACACACCCCACTTCACAGCACCCGCCCCATCCCTGCAAACTGCCCCGACACCCACCCCATCCTCCTCCTTCACCCCGGCATCTACATTCACCTTAACATACCCCGCTTGAGCAGCCTTCCACCTCGTAGGTCCATTCTCCCCCATTCCCGACAGCTCGACCTCCCCTTGCCCACGCATCCCTTCGCCACCTCCACCAATCTCCTCCATCACATCACGTACCCGGCCTATCACCCGCACATGGTCAGCCACCTCCCCTTCAAACACCACCTTATTCCTATGTTCCCATAAGGCCCAACACCCTACCATGAACCTCCCTTGCTCCACACACCCGAGCTCTCTCCATCGTGCTTCAACCCAATCCCTAGCCCCTCCTCCACACTCCTCCACTTCACCTTCCAAATTCAAACCAGCCCACACCCGTTGTGCAGACCTACAGTCACGAAATAAATGGATACTCGTTTCACAATTAAAAGAGCAAAAAGTACAAGAAGGGAACTCACCTCCTACTCGAGACACAATGTTCGCCTTTGTTGGTAAAGCCTCTCCACACAGTTGCCAGAAGAAAAGCTTAACGCGGGGCCAAACCGGAACCTTCCAGAGTCTTGTCCACA from Silene latifolia isolate original U9 population chromosome 10, ASM4854445v1, whole genome shotgun sequence encodes:
- the LOC141607671 gene encoding uncharacterized protein LOC141607671 is translated as MERDEDFTVKSAYRMLAGEELDVGVTSDWEREKWLWTRLWKVPVWPRVKLFFWQLCGEALPTKANIVSRVGGEFPSCTFCSFNCETSIHLFRDCRSAQRVWAGLNLEGEVEECGGGARDWVEARWRELGCVEQGRFMVGCWALWEHRNKVVFEGEVADHVRVIGRVRDVMEEIGGGGEGMRGQGEVELSGMGENGPTRWKAAQAGYVKVNVDAGVKEEDGVGVGAVCRDGAGAVKWGVSRVWKEVWEPHVAEAVAVLEGITEAARRGHTHVVIESDCKQVIDALEKKKKGRSIFYLVLDDIWSLLSSFHSVIWSYTNRVNNSVAHALGHLFPRVVGRNMWSDVLPPIANIAVIADSLLI